The following proteins are co-located in the Rattus norvegicus strain BN/NHsdMcwi chromosome 19, GRCr8, whole genome shotgun sequence genome:
- the LOC134483489 gene encoding LOW QUALITY PROTEIN: DNA-directed RNA polymerase II subunit GRINL1A-like (The sequence of the model RefSeq protein was modified relative to this genomic sequence to represent the inferred CDS: substituted 1 base at 1 genomic stop codon), whose amino-acid sequence MCSLPRGFEPPVPEDVGRQSLAELRERLRRQERLLRKEKFICKLPDKGKKISDTTAKLKAAISESEEVRGRTELLHPVSVDCKLRRKATTRVDTDIDKAQNSDLMLDTSSLVPECSSVDIESSKTTSETQGPTQLTHKGNEETLETGCTVSTSPSVRITAQAPPSXVNEQLPQHSSQVEEVSSSIDSLFITKLQKITTADQTEPSEENTSTENFPELQSETPKKPHYMTVLEMRARNPVPPPHKFKTNVLPTQQSDSPSHCQRVQSPASSEEQLCRARQHLDDVTAAHLLLLHPLPAQLLSIEESLALQKEQKQNYEKMRAKLAAQKLAERLNITMQSYNPEGESSGRYREVRDEDDAQSSDEC is encoded by the coding sequence ATGTGCTCCCTGCCCCGAGGCTTTGagcccccagttcctgaggacGTGGGGCGGCAGAGTTTGGCGGAGCTGCGGGAGAGGTTGAGGCGCCAGGAGAGACTTTTgcgcaaagaaaaattcatttgcaaattgcccgacaaaggtaaaaagatctcagacaccactgccaaactgaaagctgccatttcagaaagtgaagaggtcagagggagaactgaactacttcatcctgttagtgttgactgtaagctaaggcgtaaagcaaccacaagagttgataccgacatagacaaggcccagaattctgacctgatgcttgatacttcatcattagttcctgaatgttcgtcagtagacattgaatcatctaaaacaacctcagaaactcagggacctacacagctcactcacaaaggcaatgaagagactttggagactggctgcacagtgagtaccAGCCCGTCTGTCCGcatcacagcccaggctccccCATCTTAAGTTAATGAACAACTCCCCCAGCATTCAAGTCAAGTGGAAGAGGTTTCCAGCAGCATCGAcagtctgtttatcactaaattgcaaaagatcacaactgcagaccagactgaaccctcagaagaaaacaccagcactgagaactttccagaactgcagagtgagactcctaagaagcctcattacatgacagtgctagaaatgcgagctagaaacccagtgccccctcctcataagtttaagacaaatgtgttacccacacaacagagtgactcaccaagtcattgtcagagggttcagtctcctgcttcctcagaagagcagctatgcagggctaggcagcatcttgatgatgtcacagcagctcaccttcttctgctccaccccctgcctgcGCAGCTGCTCTCCATAGAAGAGTCACTGGCtttgcagaaagagcagaagcagaattatgagaagatgcgggcaaagctcgcagcacagaaactagctgagagactgaatattacaatgcagagctacaatccagaaggggagtcttcagggagataccgagaagtgagggatgaagatgatgcccagtcCTCGGATGAATGCTGA